The Penaeus monodon isolate SGIC_2016 chromosome 17, NSTDA_Pmon_1, whole genome shotgun sequence genome contains the following window.
AAGAAAAAGTACTAACACGTATGAtttcccatttcatttttggCCCGCAGTGTCACAGCCGCGCAGCGAGAAGCCTCCCAAAGTCGCTGTACCTCTCATCCTCTGAGGGAAGGGTGCAGGTGCTGACGAAGGTCGACCTCCGCCCGGACGTGGCCTTTGGACCTCTGGTGGGACTCCTCGCCGCGGCTCCTGCACCTGGCAAGGATTCGAATCAGGCACGTATTCGGAAGTAGTTGAACCGTTGTTCGTTTGATTCGGCATCGGGTTCATGTACACTCTGTGATGGTCAGGCGGTATGATCAAACCGTTTAtgctattatgtttattattaaagtCTCTCTACCTGTGCCGTTAGGGATTATTAAACCATCCTGCCTCTAGGTTGTCAAATCTATAATAATTCATCGCGTTTATGATAACATTCTCTCCCTTTGCTGTTATGTTTAATAAACTAACTCTCCCTATTCGATTAAACTAACTacatcattttccccttttgcattTACATTACTTAAACCAAACCCTCTTAAACCAACCCCTCTTAATGTTATTAGTTTTCTTTAAACCATGTTCTCCTTGTGCTCAAAGGTTTTATTAAACCAATCAGTCCCTCTGCTCTTTACCTCATCCCTCTCGCCCTCTGCAGCCCGGCGCAGGCAACGACCCGGACGCCGATGGCAGTTCCTGGATGCACTTCATCAGGCAGACCCCCGACAAGGCCCTTGCCAATCTTCGGCTTTGCTTCATTCGAGGGTCGATTTACTACCGAGTCAGCCGTCTTGTCCCAAGGCAGGATAGATCTACTTAATCGTTAACTGTATGATATTACAATTGaacttgattttgttattatatatttttatttatttatttatttatttatttttgcctcACAGAAATTCAGAATTGATCCTGCAACTCAACGATCATTGAAAACTTGAGATGCAAGAAGGCTCCAGGTGAAGATCACGGACGCTCGCTTTGATTCTGTGCACACAGGGTAGTgcgcgcacgccacacacacacacacacacacacacacacacacacacacacacacacacacacacacacacacacacacacacacacacacaccacacacacacacacacacacacacacacacacacacacctatatatatgtatatataaatatgcatatatacatgtatatgtgtacacatatatgtatatatattcatttatatttatatatacatatatgtaaatgtatatgcatatgcatatatatatatatatgtatatataaatataaatgaatatatatacatatatgtttatatatatgatatatattatatttatatgtaagttttatatatatataatatatatatatatatatatatatattatattatatattatatatgtgtatacacatatatgttatatatatatatatatatatatatatatatatatatatatatatatatatatatatatatatatatatatatacatatagagatacacatatatatatacctatacaaaaaaaaacacaatgcactgactagatttattgaaattgaaatctagtttgtgcattttggttttttctaccatagtatcagtgttttaccattcagatatatgtgtgtgtgtgcatgtttcaaGAAACACAGAGGCATGAGTTCTTATTTCCCATTTAAACAGAATTTGCGTTCTTTTACTTTTGttaaaaataagatgaagttTCAAGGTGTGTATTTCAGGAATAAACAGagattattcatttgtttgtacaTTGTTTCTTTGCATGTTTATTGTTTAAATAATCTGAATCATAAAAGAATTTTGTGTATAACTAAAACAAaacccctaaatatatatatatatatatatatatatatatatatatatatatatatatattttatatatatatatatataatatatatatataagatatatatatatatatttcacgcactcactcacacactcacgaacacacacacaccacacacacacacacacacacacacacacacacacaacacacacacacacacacacacacacacacaccacacacacacacacacacactcacacacacactcacacaacacacacacacacacacacacacacactacacacacacacacacacacacacacacacacacacacacacacacatttcaagaAAAGCAGAGGCATgagttcttatttttcatttaaagatTTTGCATTCTTTTACTTTTGTGAACAATAAAATGCTGTTCCAAAGTGTGTATTTGATGGATTAAAGAGtggattattattttgtttttttctttgcatttgttCTGTTTAATAATCTGAATCATAAATGAAATATGTACAACTAAAACAAATCTTCCTTTGAATTCCACAAAAGGAATTAACAAATTTTGAGCATGTTACATTAACATTGAACAACCTGATTGGCTTTTAtgcccatttttttcattctttaatgTGTAATAGATGATTTCCATTTGTCACACTATAAAACTTAAATTAACTTGGAACTTAATATCAAGGAGAGTTTTGGAAGAGATATGTGTCAATCATTGGAATTATATTTAAAGAACTTGTTTCAGAAGTAACATACACGAAACAAAAATATGACGTAAAAGGGAAATCCAGCGTCAATGAGGTGCACAGGTTGTCTGGTTTAATGTTACGATCCTTTACATCTGTTTGTGGATGTTTTTCTCTGGATGCTATCTTTACATATTTGAAATTCATACCTGGGATTAaacagtttttttggtttttttctaggCAAAAACATGCTCTTTTCGATGTTTTGAATTTTTCATTGCTTGTAATCGATTCTGTTATCTTTGCGGTCTACTGCCCTCGGTTACTAAAATTAGGATAAAATGTCATAGCCAAAGAACAAAGATTCTGGTTGAGGTACTTGAGAGGTTAATCTCCAATGTCGTATGCATATGTGCTATTTCCAGTTAAGAAGAAAATGTGTCCTTTCCTTTGAATTTATGAAACAATAAGAAAGGTATTCCaggtctttaataaaaataacatttgcaTTTGCATACATGACCTGAGTCTTGTTTCAAAGCTCAGTTTCACAATCATGTGAATACAAAAGGTAATGCATACAGATCATTTACACTGATGTTATCCTGCATTACAAAAATAAGCCTGAAGGCACTCCCTTTGTGTGCAAAATATCCATTACCCAGTACGTAACCAAGGGTGAAATCTTGCTCTCCCCTCAAGAAGCTTAAGATATGTTGACATCACCCAGTACCTGTTTCTGCTATGAATTGTTAACTTTAAAATAAGCATAGGTGATATATCTTTCCTGAttggctttccccttttcttttgaaaTATTTAGAAAACCCTAAAGTCCTCTCTTAAGGCCATGTTGGATCACACATTTCCTGCCATATAGGAGAGTAAATTAATTGCTTCAGCACTGAAAAGGGATTCAAGTTTATAGAGAGCTGatctagtatatactatatttccCCCACAAGTGATCTTTGTAGACAGCTCTAATCTTCAttcaaaaatcaatataaaaaagtaCTGAAGAAACACCATTCAAATTCTGATTTTTTATAGACTAACATAACTGCTAGTTTCATCATATTCATGCaatgatatgtattttatacttCACCACAGATCACTTGCACCTTTTTGCAACCACCAAGCAGTCCAGATAATTATAACACCCTCAAACATCACCAAACATCATTGCCCATAGCTTTAATGATGCCTATTTTATTTAGTGGAGGGAACTTTTATCCATAACATCATTACAATACACATCGCTTAGCAATGGCATAATGCAAATACTGGTGGCCAAGCCCTTATAAGTTAAATAGGGGTTTATGAAAGAATTTTGAGAGTTTCAtgggatttatagatatataatttaaaatcaatTAATTTAGATTACTATATTTGTTTGCTTTACAGTATAaaatgtgtgtactatatattctTATCAAAACATACAGTACTAGCCACTGGAAAAGTGAGTATGATTTTTGTTAACCCAATGTAATCTGCTAAAGATAAGGACAAGTAATCTACACATAATAGCACAATAGAAAAATGGGGGGaattacaacaaaaaaagcaATGCAGAAGATGGAAATTACTGCCTTATACGGTTTTCTGAGACTTGTTTAGCCATGAGCAGATTGCTTGAGCACcttgtggaagaggaggaaaggttaCAGGCAAAAGGATGTTTGGAGGCCAACTCTATCCAGCATGAATATTTGATAATATGAAGATACAACACATCAGAGGTGGTGGTGGATAGACAGAAGTATGGAGCAGCACAGACAAATAATTCTGACAAATATTCACTTctggtttttcatttttaatactgTAATATTTAAGCCCTGATCAAGTAGCATAAATACCTTGCATGAGACAGCAGATGAGACCTATTTTTTGTAGTTTCATTAACCATTTATCAAGCTCAGAATTATGGATAGTAAGGCATCACTTATTTCAAAATATGTCTCCTTTGGTGTAAAATTCATCAGTAAAATCCTGCACAAAAGAGGTACTTCTCATTCCTTATGGCGTGTAATGACGTAAACAAAAATGTCAGCATCTACAGGATATCCGTCTACAATCACATACTATATAATGAATACACAGCAAGAAAATTCTATTCTATTATGCAATGAGCTGAAAGCCTTGTCATTACTACTAACCATGATCCTTTGTACACAgaattatcatttgtatcataCATAAGTGCCAGCTCGGTTCATTATGTGCCATCAGACATTTATACAGTGTGTATTTTTGGTAGTTTATAAAGTACATTAGGGGGATATTAGCAAATTTTAAGAAGCTGCCTCTCACACTGCCAAATTACTGCACACATACTGAAAAAGTCAATCTTTCCCATTCCAATTCAGTTTAGGTTTAAATAAGCACAATcttgtttttttgtccttttttctcattACAGATTTCTCCTTTCAAGCATACactgttattaaaattttgcCATGTGTCTGGTCTAGCTATGCAGTTCTGAGAGCTGGCATAAGGCTGGGAAGTTGTAACACACAGGGGGGTTTGTTCTTCTTAATACCCTTCTCTGTTGTGGTTTTCAGCTGTCCATCCCTAAACACGGCTGACTTTAATGGAgcaaacaatgttaataatgttaaattACACTATCTAACGCCTGAATAACAACTGAAGGATGAACAGGTAGGAAGCTTGAACTACGCATTTTATATCACTCTACGTATAAACCATATGTACGTTCAAGCAAGGcctatatatgaaaaagagatGGACAGTGCAATCTACCTACAACATTTCATACACATACTATCAGACACCACAACATTCCTTTAAAGTTGTACCATCTTAGAAACTGAATATACCAAAACCCATCTAAAATAATTCATGCCTTCCAGTTCAGCACTTGAAAACAATATGCATTAGTCTGATACATCACATTAGGTCAAAAGTATGCACTAATTTCATGTCTCTTTAGCTCATATGTTATACAACTGAAAATGAAGCATATGTCATGCATTCTGGATTAACTTTTGGTCCTAACTTAATACAGAATTTAAAGTGAATCTCAATCAAAATCCAAAAAATCacatcatacaatataaataatcattttcattcacAAGAGGAAAAGACCAAATGAAGAGAATACCTTACATATAAACaactgtcccctcccccccaaaaaaaaataccctactaagaaaatgtaaaaaaaaagagagaaaaacaagtgaATTCCCATCATGAGACATCCTGCAACAATAACAAACCCgcccccaacccttcccttccatctcacATCGTCAATTAATCCCACTCGTGATTCTCGTCTTCTGACTGATCAGCGTCGTTGACCTGTGGCTCGGGCAGGTGCATGTTCGACAGCAGATCTCTCATTGCGAAGAGCAGAGTGTTCACCGACGCCCGCAGGTCACCCCCCATCCCTCGGTTCTCCCCATCCTCGCCATCTGCTCCTCCCACAGCTTCGTCCAGTGCAGCCGCTCCTTCTGCATTCCTGAAGAGTTCAACACAAATTTACAGAATGGTCTTCCCAAAGCATATCATcaataaatattagaaaaaaaatctctccctcttgcttctctctctctctctctctctctctctctctctctctctctctctctctctctctctctctctctcccctcctctctctctctctctttctttctttctttctttctttccttgttctctctcattctctctctcattctctctctttctctctctcattctctctctttctctctctcattctcattttctctctcattctcattttctctctctcattctcattttctctctctcattctcattttctctctatctctttctccttccctttctttctccttccctctttctccttctctctctttccacctctacttctctacctctttctctacctatctacctctttATCACTATCTACATTTCTGCCTCTCTATacacctatctacctctctatctctatctacctttttatctaattatctctctatctctccatctcctatttatctatctacctactctacctacttacatatctatctacatatataactatttacCTACTTACATATCTACATAACAACCAACATACTGACATagtaatctatttatctaccaacacatctctctatctatctgtttacatatctatctatctgtcaatccacTTACATATCTAACTACctctctacctacttatctatccatccatccatctatctgtttacttacctatatatctatctgctgaCATCTCTCTCTaactacctacatatctatctatctatcaatccatttacacatctatctacccacctatccaTTTACCTATCAATCAACCTATCTACCCATTTCCTTACcaaacctatctacctatctcataCCTTTACATATTTACCATGCCTACCTATTTACCACCCAACCAACCCAtcgttttatctatccatccgtctaaTCTCTATCTTCCACTTACTCCGCTGCATCCGGCGCATTAGGGTTGTAGTTGGGCAAGAGAGATCGAAAGAAAGATGCCAGGATGTTAGACGAGGCCGCGTTCTGCTGACCGGACACTATGGGCCGACTGTAGCCGCAGATGGAGTCGGGAGGCGGCAAGGGGTCGAAACTCATAACTGGGGTGTTTGCGAGAGCCTGAaaacagtatgaaaaaaaaaaaaaaaatcaaattccagtcaaaaaaaggacaaaactcCACCAAAGCTCAATAACTTACAACTACAGTAAAGCTCCAATTATCAGAAAAGCAGCAGGACATGATATTTTCTGGATATATGGGCAGTTCGGTTATTCAGATATCTAGTGTACGACTCTCAAAAAATACACTGAAATGTAAACAGAATTTTACTGTTAGCCTGAGAATTGCTCACCTCCTCAGGGTGGGTACTAAAAAATCAAGATAGAAAGTACTGGGattttgatatataatgttaaaatcccaaatactgagagagaaaaagagagaaagagagaaagagagagagaaagagagagagagagaagagagagagagagagagagagagagagagagagagagagagagagagagaaaggtgtgtgtgtgtgtgtgtgtgtgtgtgtgtgtgtgtgtgtgtgtgtgtgtgtgtgtgtgtgtgtgtgtgtgtgtgtgtgtgtgtgtgtgtgtgtgtgtgtgtgtgtgtgtgtgttgtgtgtgtgtgtgtgtgtgtgtggtgtgtgtgtgtgtgtgtgtgtgtgtgttgtgtgtgtgtgtgtgtgtatgtgtgtgtgtatgtattgtgtgtgtgtgtgtatgtgtgtgtgtgtgtgtgtgtgtgtgtgtgtgtgtgtgtgtgtgtgtgtatgtgtgtatgtgtgttgtgtgtgtgtgtgtggtgtgtgtgtgtgtgtgtgtgtgtgtgtgtgtgtgtgtgtgtgtgtgtgtgtgtgtgtgtgtgtgtgtgtgtgtgtgtgtgtgtgtgtgtgtgtgtgtgtgtgtgtgtgtgtgtcgcatgtgtgggcacgtgtgtgtgtgtgtgttacatgtgtgtgcacgtgtgcgtgcgtctgagtgcgtgtgtgcaagcgtgtgtttgtgcttgtgtgcgtgtgtgcgtgtgtgcttgtgtgtgttcgtgtgcatgcaagtacacgtgtgtgtgcatgtccgtcTACATGAGGGTTCTAAgaaagtgatagatatatatatattttttttctctctctctctctctctctctctcttcctttggttATTGTTTTGTCCAATGAAGGCCTGAGACTGcagattttttaatgaaaatattacaagaaaactatatataataaaatctataaaaataccAGTTATCAAGGTCTAAAACATTACATGAGCAATCTCTCTCTGACCAATTTCCCTCTCAGTAAAATATCAGTTCTATTtcccatcataaaaaaaactataatctgATTAAGATCATAGACTGCCCTATTTCCACCTAACAATTTTGAAAGTTTCTCCTTTTTTGCTTTAAGTCAGAAAATAAAGATCATTTGGGTTACTTGATTGCAAAAGTAAGACCTCTTGCTCTAATAGTCCATCACCTTTAAGGAATTTTTAGGCAAATAAAATGTTCAACTTCGACTTACTGGAGGCAGCGAGGCCGTTGCATCCTTGATCTCAGCTAAAATAATATGTCTATAGATAGCCATTGGTGTTCCCTGGTATCTAACTTTGCGCATCTCTTGTCCTTCCTTGACTAATGGGTCCTCCTTGTCCACACGTTCCAATACTATTTTAACATTTTctgttggaaaaagaaaaaaggaaatagaaaaaagaaaaatgaacacaCAAACTCTTCAACAAAATTTAGAGAAAGATCAAATCTtgaaacacaaaatacaacactATAACCAACTTCATTTCAAAACCTGAATAAAATGTAAGACAGACTAAAAGACACACTGAAAATTCCTTAATGTTTTGTTACCTTCCAACCAAGACATGACTCCTGCCTCTTTCCACACATGGTAGTTTCTTCCACAGTACAAGTTGGCTATCTGACTGAGCCCTTTGCTCTGCCTGAAAATTTCAGATCATAGTAAGGAAGATTTGCTTGAGGCTGTGAAGAAAGAAGTCTATACTACTGACTCACAATCGATGTCTTATTTAATCTAGGAATTTTTTCAACAACAGGTAAAGTTTTCAGGACATAAATGGAAACCATGCATTccccatattcattattttttgtatggaaaATGGTTGAAGAACACCTAATCATTATATACCAATGAATAAGTTTTCTTTCTGGTGAACTGTGACCTGAGTTTTTGACAAGCTCTTGTTTATTTAAATGTActtccacataaaaaaatattctttgcaCTTAACCCACCctccacaccaccatcaccaccaccccatcctgtCACAAACTTTCAGTGGAGGGTAGATGAGCAAAATCAAATCACTCCTACTAAACATGACTCCAGCTTACTCATCCTGTGCAGTGGGGCCAAAGAAGGGATGACTAGCAACAACAGGGTCTGGCTGAATACTACACTTGTCGAGCAGCGGCATCAGCACCCCTGGGAACATGATCAACGCGCGCTGCAGCATGGTGTCAgccctctctctcatttgctctcGTGTTCCTAGATCTCCAGCCTAAAGAGATGGTCTTCAttaacatttttctcttttcttttcttttaatatttgaaTTTCATAATGCTTTTTgcagtatttatatctatttctatgaaAATTTCAAAATCCATTTGCTATTTGTGTTAAAGGACTGCAATGAAGCAATATCATTGACAGTGTTccactgaggggaaaaaaaggctgtCTTATTTCCACATCACATCTGGGGTGGcaagtacatacatatttagtcaattaattgtctttacacatacatGGCTCCAGAAGTACAAAGCCAAAGTCGataagccaattacgagtactatCTATCTCAGCTGTTTACCCTGGAATACTTTCTGGTATCTTACATTGCTGTCAGTcatgtcattaacattataaaaatcatgtcattaataaaaataataacagcattgatgTGTATTGTACTGATACTGATAACTCACAGAAAGGCAAAATCAagtgaggtcacaaggtctactaattgactcacTGGTGGCTAAGTACTTGGGGagtcatctatgtgcagagacatttcacaaaaagtaTTACAGTGAACACAAAATTTCACTGCAACATGGGTTAATGTTATTTTCAGTAAAACctaatgaaactttttttctttttcacaaaatACACATAAGAAAGGACAGATCTTAAATGTACTTGCATCTTACAGGCTGTTATAAAAAGTACCTTTGGTGGATCCTATGACAAAACACACTTTGTAATAATAGCACAATTAACATACTTCATGAGTGGATACTTACAAGAAATGCGGCTCTGTTGgtgtctctcttatctccccctaCAGGATGGTTGACTCCTTCACTTAAATGGAACAAGGCCAGAGGAACAGAGAACGAGAAACTGGGCAACTGTAAAAGATAttgaagaaatacaaaaataaaattagtgGACCACTAATATAATGCATAAGACAGTTGAGACAACACCTGTGATCAAACCAACCAACCTATTACATTCTCACAATCAAGTACCAGTTCTCTCTACACATACCATAGATAGATTTTTGGTGGGTTCGTAGAGGTCGTAAAGAGCAACAAGCCAGCTGTATTCCTGTGCTCGAAGGGCGTAAAAGTCAAGCATGAGGGAGACAGCCAGTGGGTCATCATCAGGGGAGAGGTTGAGGAGCAACTTACAGAGCTCAAGGGCTGTGCGGTAACACCCTTTCCGGCCCACGTTTAAGATATGTCTAAATAGGGCTATGAAAAAACTCCTGTCAAAGAAATGCAGATTTATTATAAATACTGAAATTTCACTGTAAAAGTACTTAacattactatatcatatagCCTCTACTCTAACTTATCAGTTTCTTTTCAACAATGTCCCAGTATGTGTGAAATACAACAGAAATACAAGTCGAAAAAATACCGCACCTGTTTTCTTGCTGCCGATACTGAAGCCTACAAGCCCCAGTAGCAATATTAAACATTGGATGGCTAGAAGATTCCAAGACATACAGGGCTCTCTCAATCAACATTGCAGCCATTGCAGAGTCATCACCTAACCGGAAGATCTCAGAGACTTGGAGAAGCGTATCCACGTGGAAGGGTTCAAGATTGAGCAGTGTCTGGGGGAGTTAATCAGTCTTCCTTAGTGCTAAATCATGCTACACAAGGTTCTAAAATGACCTCGTTACTTGATGTACTGGATACAGATAATAACAACTAGGTATATCTTCAGTTTATGAATGATAGATAACTCCCTAAACATATCAATTTtgacaaatagaataaaaaaatgtagCCATCATACTACAGTGAGCAGTCTCTACCTTAGATGCACACATctatataatgaaatgattatatttttcaGTATATCCCCATTTTACACTGGCACATATTCCTGCTAATGAAGACAtgatataaaaacccacaattcATCAAAACaaacagggaaggagaaaggaaaagtagaaccaagaaaatgaagagaataggagaatgaataaaaaataaaagcaggaagagctggaaaaaaaaaaaaaaaaaaaaaaaaaaaaaaaaaaaaaaaaaaaaaaaaaaaatcctgggaaCTATTAATCTGTTATTGACGGGTCACGTGTAgacacgtcatagaaaacgggtctcaTGGATGGGCAAACTTGTACATGCGGCGACGCGCCAGAGCAagtggagcgggacgttcggcttaaggcagcggactcccgcgcccactgtcgggCCGTTGCCACATCTCACTAGATTTTAATTGATTTCAGTGAGTTCTTATGCCCGTCAATAAAAAATCCATCTGGCAAGTTACATCATACAgttaaacatatgaataaattacAAATTTCCAATTATAAAACTGAACAGATTGTGATGATGTTATCTGACTGAATTATAAAGTAGAACACATTTATGGCAAAACTTTCTTATACAGTGAAACAACATAGATGCTACCTAACTACAGGCAGATATGACCGTAAAGAGGAAATTTTAGACAGTGAACATTTTTTAAACACAGAACACTTTAGTATAAAAAATTGCAATGCAACATTCTCCACCATGCCAGGCTCTAAGACTCAGAACTTATAAATTCataagaaaataagcaaataagtaacaaaaacaatTCAAATATGCAACTGGCTCTTTTTAGGATTAAAAATATCCATTATAATGTATTTTCATAATATGACGATGAAAGCTGATCATAacaatcattctcatcatcatcatcatgaaaataattttaagaacaAAAGAATCTTCAGATCAAGAAAGAAGTTGCAACATGAATTTTATGCACGAACCTGAATCATCAAACAACAGAGCAAACTGAATCTTGATCATTCGCACACCACTCTATGAACTGAGGCAACAACATGACAATCAAATGCAACCACTACATGAGCAAAATAGCACTCACGTAGTTAATAATATTCACACACTGATAACAACGATGAATCAGTTCTATGAATATACCTAGAGACTACATGGGAAATTCTGTGAGATCTAAGGTCTTAGAGACTGCTCTGCTAATAATGCTACAGCCATTACCATGCATGTAAAGTGACTCAAGagacaaaacaatatatacaaaaagaaaaggcaCTGGTGAAGTCACTGACAAAATATCCTTATACATTCGTCATTTGCAGATAGTACATGCAGTCCTTTTaaagttactaaaaaaaaaaaataaaaaaagattatatatatatatatatatatatatatatatatatatatatatatatatataaaatatatatatataatatatatatatatatatatatatatatatatatatatatatatatatatatatatatatatatatatatatatgaatacatgtatacatgtatacttgtatatatgtttatatgtatgtatgtatgtatgtatgtatgtatgtgtatgtgtatgtgtatgtgtatgtgtgtgtgtgtgtgtgtgtgtgtggggtgtgtgtgggtgtgtgtgcgtgtgtgtgtgtgcgtgtgc
Protein-coding sequences here:
- the LOC119583231 gene encoding transcription factor 25-like produces the protein MQELGSDFFFVSWHKPHTKLTHSQTKSNRRITPPLNLQTKITGCERIRTSEGQLEEVGERKAVFVFLLSIRLKTKQQQFLFLPEREFRLQNSIMSLRALRKLQGGRGELDFPNNVSEEEEEEEEETQNEGPKDVPIVASKGQNRFEMLLQGSPSESEVKEDDDLTETGDGREEGRQNGTSPQPPVASGARRKRKKKKKKGRPKFPASSEDQMDNDDVDDIDSIIQEVNAITGETGVQVRVEKTTAVEKNSRNLLMVEHKHLNPQNEMKRIFGSRVVQANENKRRGRPSRSGRSTWIVQGQPQWSQHQKPGISMVLVDSDTPYPVFKYVHSTAYQQFQFKFLEAVESLNPENIMTLLNLEPFHVDTLLQVSEIFRLGDDSAMAAMLIERALYVLESSSHPMFNIATGACRLQYRQQENRSFFIALFRHILNVGRKGCYRTALELCKLLLNLSPDDDPLAVSLMLDFYALRAQEYSWLVALYDLYEPTKNLSMLPSFSFSVPLALFHLSEGVNHPVGGDKRDTNRAAFLAGDLGTREQMRERADTMLQRALIMFPGVLMPLLDKCSIQPDPVVASHPFFGPTAQDEQSKGLSQIANLYCGRNYHVWKEAGVMSWLEENVKIVLERVDKEDPLVKEGQEMRKVRYQGTPMAIYRHIILAEIKDATASLPPALANTPVMSFDPLPPPDSICGYSRPIVSGQQNAASSNILASFFRSLLPNYNPNAPDAAENAEGAAALDEAVGGADGEDGENRGMGGDLRASVNTLLFAMRDLLSNMHLPEPQVNDADQSEDENHEWD